Proteins found in one Halobaculum sp. MBLA0147 genomic segment:
- a CDS encoding DUF4157 domain-containing protein — translation MGYQALRDRGKRTETDSDQSGESDGPQRWPSRADVGPTTVGPTTKEDIEEYYGREISSVDELQELQRLEKGYGGQVLRWIDEGMPIAAMGHKTKMQRFRDRKGTPIPWDIEHFNRLSRMDNTGKVNRDRRRGPDGDAGVPDSVREVISSPGRPLDTSIQRAVEERMGDSLGDVRIHTGPKAAAAAEQINARAFTVGNHVAFGAGEYDPESAEGQHVLAHELAHVRQQTDGVARLPTGEQVSDPGPDASANLDTGDSVALLLQRRKYEEYRELLEARESATEEIDAAPDENLAHPAEVTGDEQLEIGEISDERDPTADGVHRDVFEAAYPELYDVEELEENLVGNVHHAIEQQIIQPGGRPFFPGLLSPREMHSVENLRGIPNDVQAELHQSVIRVEWNRVYRDAELRKLERKWSRAYRRHVSDDPEELSPREAASRVESPEVPEEVKRLRREIREYLLERVEELDRELGHHFLPEMYTEGSESD, via the coding sequence ATGGGATACCAGGCACTGCGTGATCGAGGAAAGAGGACCGAGACGGACAGTGACCAGTCCGGCGAGAGCGACGGCCCGCAGCGGTGGCCGTCGCGTGCGGACGTGGGTCCGACTACCGTTGGCCCGACGACGAAGGAAGACATCGAGGAGTACTACGGTCGGGAGATCTCGAGCGTCGACGAACTCCAGGAACTCCAGCGGCTAGAGAAGGGGTACGGCGGGCAGGTTCTCCGGTGGATCGACGAGGGGATGCCCATCGCCGCGATGGGCCACAAGACCAAGATGCAGCGGTTCCGCGACCGGAAGGGGACGCCGATTCCCTGGGACATCGAGCACTTCAACCGGCTCTCGCGGATGGACAACACCGGCAAAGTCAACAGAGACCGGCGTCGTGGTCCCGACGGAGACGCTGGCGTTCCCGACTCCGTGCGTGAGGTGATCTCCTCACCCGGCCGACCGTTGGACACCTCGATCCAGCGTGCCGTCGAAGAGCGGATGGGCGACTCGCTCGGTGACGTACGGATCCACACCGGTCCGAAGGCGGCCGCGGCAGCGGAGCAGATCAACGCGCGGGCGTTCACCGTCGGCAACCACGTCGCCTTCGGCGCTGGCGAGTACGACCCTGAGTCCGCGGAGGGGCAACACGTCCTCGCCCACGAATTAGCGCACGTCCGCCAACAGACAGACGGTGTGGCGAGACTCCCGACGGGCGAGCAGGTCTCCGATCCGGGTCCCGACGCATCGGCGAATCTCGACACCGGTGACAGCGTCGCACTCCTGCTCCAGCGGCGGAAGTACGAGGAGTACAGAGAACTGTTGGAAGCGCGTGAGTCGGCGACCGAGGAGATCGACGCTGCACCAGACGAGAACCTCGCACACCCTGCGGAGGTGACTGGAGACGAGCAGCTGGAAATCGGGGAAATCAGCGACGAAAGAGATCCAACTGCCGATGGGGTGCACCGCGACGTGTTCGAAGCGGCCTACCCAGAACTCTACGATGTCGAGGAACTCGAAGAGAACCTGGTCGGAAACGTTCACCACGCCATCGAACAGCAGATCATTCAACCAGGAGGTAGACCATTCTTCCCAGGACTGCTCTCCCCCCGAGAGATGCACTCCGTCGAGAACCTCAGAGGCATCCCGAACGACGTGCAGGCGGAGTTACACCAGAGTGTCATTCGTGTCGAGTGGAATCGGGTGTACCGAGATGCAGAACTCAGAAAGCTAGAGCGGAAGTGGTCGAGAGCGTATCGAAGACACGTCAGCGACGATCCAGAGGAACTCTCTCCCCGTGAAGCAGCATCCCGTGTCGAGTCGCCAGAGGTTCCCGAAGAGGTGAAGCGACTACGGAGAGAGATCAGAGAGTATCTCTTGGAGAGGGTCGAAGAGTTAGACAGAGAACTCGGACACCACTTCCTCCCGGAGATGTACACGGAGGGATCTGAGAGTGACTGA
- a CDS encoding aryl-sulfate sulfotransferase has protein sequence MFDDTPGRGRLARGLALLVVVSLFAPAGVAALSPDSGGTPGQVGLEPGTVTQPADNATVVGIQGFHFQGQGSTKKPARVVSAGPQGETNWVFDGGPYDATWFYDVDPLANGNLLVVSTNPEGTLVMELNRSTREAVWKERFDMKDTHDVDMLPNGNLVIANMRNWDNETQVSDDRIVIYDRESEEFVWEWTFRNHYPNSTDGGFSEDWTHVNDVDRIGDGRFLLSPRNFDQAIVVDRESKEIVERLGEDGDHETMFEQHNPDWLVSEAGNPTILVADSENDRVVEYTKRDGEWERIWTVGTGQLSWPRDADRLPNGNTLITDSLNHRVIEVTPRGEIVWEYYATWGAYEAERLGTGDESNGPTMTDQGVSGSYRLTGSAGLIEGTGDTNTFAATVQNTFAGTPVGGVATEFAVTWSHVTPWVQPVWMDSWAFASLAAGLLVALAWGLVELVLARRRLVEFVRGVAG, from the coding sequence ATGTTCGACGACACGCCGGGGCGTGGCCGCCTCGCACGCGGGCTCGCCCTCCTGGTGGTGGTGTCGCTGTTCGCGCCCGCCGGGGTCGCTGCCCTCTCCCCCGACTCGGGGGGAACACCCGGCCAGGTCGGGCTGGAGCCGGGGACGGTGACCCAGCCGGCGGACAACGCGACCGTGGTCGGGATCCAGGGGTTCCACTTCCAGGGACAGGGGTCGACGAAGAAGCCCGCGCGTGTCGTCTCTGCGGGCCCGCAGGGTGAGACGAACTGGGTGTTCGACGGCGGGCCGTACGACGCGACGTGGTTCTACGACGTGGACCCACTCGCGAACGGGAACTTACTCGTCGTCTCGACGAACCCCGAGGGGACGCTGGTGATGGAGTTGAACCGCTCGACGCGGGAAGCCGTCTGGAAGGAGCGGTTCGACATGAAGGACACCCACGACGTGGACATGCTCCCGAACGGGAACCTCGTGATCGCGAACATGCGCAACTGGGACAACGAGACCCAGGTCAGCGACGACCGGATCGTGATCTACGACCGCGAGAGCGAGGAGTTCGTCTGGGAGTGGACGTTCCGGAACCACTACCCCAACTCGACGGACGGCGGCTTCTCCGAGGACTGGACCCACGTCAACGACGTGGACCGGATCGGTGACGGCCGGTTCCTCCTGTCGCCGCGCAACTTCGACCAGGCGATCGTCGTCGACCGCGAGAGCAAGGAGATCGTGGAGCGACTCGGCGAGGACGGCGACCACGAGACGATGTTCGAGCAACACAACCCCGACTGGCTGGTGAGCGAGGCGGGGAACCCGACGATCCTCGTGGCCGACTCCGAGAACGACCGTGTCGTCGAGTACACGAAACGCGACGGAGAGTGGGAGCGGATCTGGACCGTCGGCACCGGCCAGCTGTCGTGGCCGCGCGACGCCGACCGCCTGCCGAACGGGAACACGCTGATCACGGACTCGCTGAACCACCGCGTGATCGAGGTGACGCCACGGGGTGAGATCGTCTGGGAGTACTACGCCACCTGGGGCGCCTACGAGGCGGAACGGCTCGGGACCGGCGACGAGTCGAACGGCCCGACGATGACCGACCAGGGTGTGTCGGGGTCGTACCGCCTCACCGGGAGTGCGGGCCTGATCGAGGGCACCGGCGACACGAACACCTTCGCGGCGACGGTCCAGAACACCTTCGCGGGGACGCCGGTCGGCGGCGTCGCGACGGAGTTCGCCGTGACGTGGTCGCACGTCACCCCGTGGGTCCAGCCCGTCTGGATGGACTCGTGGGCGTTCGCGTCGCTGGCGGCCGGCCTCCTCGTTGCGCTGGCCTGGGGCCTCGTCGAACTCGTGCTCGCACGACGGCGGCTGGTCGAGTTCGTGCGTGGCGTGGCCGGGTGA
- the ahaH gene encoding ATP synthase archaeal subunit H encodes MPRPEVLERVKEAEAEAEEIVAEAESDREERIQEARAEADEIRAEAEAEADELEDERLADAREEIDEKREQILEEGRTERTELMDRARDRQEEAVEYAVERFEEAVHAQT; translated from the coding sequence ATGCCGAGACCCGAAGTTCTCGAACGAGTGAAGGAGGCCGAAGCCGAGGCCGAGGAGATCGTCGCCGAAGCCGAGTCCGACCGCGAGGAGCGGATCCAGGAGGCTCGGGCCGAGGCAGACGAGATCCGCGCCGAGGCCGAGGCGGAGGCCGACGAACTCGAGGACGAGCGGCTCGCAGACGCTCGCGAGGAGATCGACGAGAAGCGCGAGCAGATCCTCGAGGAGGGACGGACAGAACGCACGGAACTGATGGACCGCGCACGCGACCGCCAAGAGGAGGCGGTCGAGTACGCGGTCGAGCGGTTCGAGGAGGCGGTGCATGCTCAGACCTGA